The proteins below are encoded in one region of Phaseolus vulgaris cultivar G19833 chromosome 1, P. vulgaris v2.0, whole genome shotgun sequence:
- the LOC137816217 gene encoding short chain aldehyde dehydrogenase 1-like → MASLVKRLEGKVAIITGGASGIGASTAKLFLQHGAKVIIADVQDALGHSLCKTFSTNTPIHYLHCDVTSDSDIKNVVEVAITKYGKLDIMYNNAGISGDSNRSIVTSDEEEFKRVFEVNVYGAFLGSKHAARFMVPAKRGVILFTSSVASILGGETTHAYAVSKHAVVGLMKNLCVELGQHGIRVNCVCPGGVPTPMLNKALKMNKKETQEVLCKVAVLKGTVLEAEDIAKAAVYLCSDEAKFVSGVNFVLDGGYSTTNMSFTSVLNGLMDNHMDNNHA, encoded by the exons ATGGCTTCACTTGTCAAAAG ACTTGAAGGAAAAGTGGCGATAATCACAGGAGGAGCTAGCGGCATAGGAGCTTCCACCGCCAAACTATTCCTCCAACACGGTGCCAAAGTGATCATTGCCGACGTGCAAGACGCGTTAGGCCACTCCCTCTGCAAAACCTTCAGCACAAACACCCCCATTCACTATCTTCACTGCGACGTAACCAGCGACTCGGACATAAAAAACGTGGTCGAAGTCGCCATAACCAAATACGGAAAACTCGACATAATGTACAACAATGCCGGCATCTCAGGAGACTCAAACAGATCCATAGTAACATCCGATGAGGAAGAATTCAAAAGAGTTTTCGAGGTTAATGTGTACGGAGCTTTCTTGGGCTCCAAGCATGCGGCGAGGTTCATGGTTCCAGCGAAGAGAGGGGTGATTCTCTTCACTTCGAGCGTTGCTTCAATTCTGGGTGGCGAAACGACGCATGCTTACGCCGTTTCAAAGCACGCGGTGGTGGGGTTGATGAAGAACTTGTGCGTTGAACTGGGGCAGCATGGGATCAGAGTGAATTGCGTTTGTCCAGGTGGCGTTCCCACTCCGATGCTGAACAAGGCGTTGAAGATGAACAAGAAGGAGACGCAGGAAGTGCTGTGCAAGGTTGCGGTGTTGAAAGGGACGGTTCTCGAAGCTGAAGACATAGCCAAAGCTGCGGTATATTTGTGCAGCGACGAGGCGAAGTTCGTGAGTGGAGTTAACTTTGTTCTGGACGGAGGTTATAGCACCACCAATATGTCATTCACTTCAGTGCTGAATGGTCTCATGGATAACCACATGGACAACAACCATGCTTAG
- the LOC137814610 gene encoding uncharacterized protein isoform X2, which yields MIAIFNNILCIKDSQDRSSSQEDIINIFLNAAKFSMHNEGGTEETMSLEDFRNWCTYLPSVKKLLGSLLLPPGSGRPGSQIPKLLISTAIDSNIILLRKEYAWLIGGALSQHDLEDWNLLYHSSVNGLSFNTFLGNISNHAGPTVLIIKDQEGYIYGGYASQPWERHSDFYGDLKCYLFQLNPVASLFRPTGANNNLQWCAINFSSEDIPNGIGFGGRVNHFGLFLSANFDQGHTFSCTTFGSPCLSKTNRILPEVIECWGVTQVATQDKHDAVKGSVLERFKEDRNMLKMVGLANSSE from the exons ATGATCGCCATTTTTAACAACATATTATGCATAAAAGATTCTCAGGATAGATCAAGTTCACAAGAGGACATTATTAACATATTTCTGAATGCTGCAAAATTCTCCATGCATAATGAAGGGGGCACTGAGGAGACTATGTCTTTAGAAGATTTCAGAAACTGGTGTACTTATCTTCCATCTGTGAAGAAGCTTCTTGGAAGCCTACTTTTGCCACCAGGTTCAG gACGACCTGGTTCTCAGATTCCTAAACTATTAATTTCAACGGCTATTGATTCTAACATTATACTTTTAAGAAAGGAATATGCTTGGCTTATTGGAGGCGCACTTTCTCAGCATGACCTGGAAGATTGGAATCTTTTGTATCATAGTTCTGTTAATGGTCTTAGTTTTAATACATTCCTGGGCAACATTTC AAATCACGCAGGCCCAACTGTGTTAATTATTAAGGACCAAGAGGGTTATATATATGGAGGGTATGCTTCTCAACCATGGGAGCGACATTCTGATTTTTATGGAGACCTGAAATGTTACCTTTTTCAACTAAATCCAGTGGCTTCTCTATTCAGGCCGACTGGAGCAAACAATAATCTACAATGG TGTGCTATCAACTTCAGTTCAGAGGACATTCCAAATGGCATTGGTTTTGGGGGACGAGTCAATCACTTTGGTTTGTTTCTATCAGCAAACTTTGATCAAGGACATACATTTTCGTGTACCACGTTTGGTAGCCCTTGCCTCTCCAAGACTAATCGTATATTGCCAGAAGTAATAGAATGCTGGGGAGTGACTCAAGTTGCAACACAAGACAAGCATGATGCTGTCAAAGGCTCTGTTCTGGAGAGGTTCAAGGAAGATCGCAATATGCTCAAAATGGTTGGGCTAGCAAATTCCAGTGAGTAG
- the LOC137814610 gene encoding uncharacterized protein isoform X1, translating into MGNAQSPSINDPRYVSATRAFTQKELEDLRSLFNHLAAQSQTNAECISPSVFQSYFGLRGPLGERIFEVVTQERKDQRLTFEDLVVAKATYEKGTKDDIEEFIFRLLDVSGDNFVTRSDLETVMIAIFNNILCIKDSQDRSSSQEDIINIFLNAAKFSMHNEGGTEETMSLEDFRNWCTYLPSVKKLLGSLLLPPGSGRPGSQIPKLLISTAIDSNIILLRKEYAWLIGGALSQHDLEDWNLLYHSSVNGLSFNTFLGNISNHAGPTVLIIKDQEGYIYGGYASQPWERHSDFYGDLKCYLFQLNPVASLFRPTGANNNLQWCAINFSSEDIPNGIGFGGRVNHFGLFLSANFDQGHTFSCTTFGSPCLSKTNRILPEVIECWGVTQVATQDKHDAVKGSVLERFKEDRNMLKMVGLANSSE; encoded by the exons ATGGGCAACGCTCAATCACCTTCCATCAATGATCCTCGATATGTTTCAGCAACCAG AGCTTTTACTCAAAAGGAACTTGAAGACTTGAGGTCTCTGTTCAATCATCTGGCAGCTCAATCCCAGACTAACGCCGAATGCATATCTCCCTCAGTTTTTCAG TCATATTTTGGACTTCGTGGACCTCTTGGGGAGAGGATTTTTGAGGTAGTTACTCAGGAGCGCAAGGATCAAAGGTTAACCTTTGAGGACCTCGTTGTTGCTAAA GCTACTTATGAGAAAGGGACAAAAGATGATATTGAAGAATTCATCTTTCGCTTATTAGATGTATCCGGAGATAATTTTGTAACGAG GTCTGATTTGGAAACTGTTATGATCGCCATTTTTAACAACATATTATGCATAAAAGATTCTCAGGATAGATCAAGTTCACAAGAGGACATTATTAACATATTTCTGAATGCTGCAAAATTCTCCATGCATAATGAAGGGGGCACTGAGGAGACTATGTCTTTAGAAGATTTCAGAAACTGGTGTACTTATCTTCCATCTGTGAAGAAGCTTCTTGGAAGCCTACTTTTGCCACCAGGTTCAG gACGACCTGGTTCTCAGATTCCTAAACTATTAATTTCAACGGCTATTGATTCTAACATTATACTTTTAAGAAAGGAATATGCTTGGCTTATTGGAGGCGCACTTTCTCAGCATGACCTGGAAGATTGGAATCTTTTGTATCATAGTTCTGTTAATGGTCTTAGTTTTAATACATTCCTGGGCAACATTTC AAATCACGCAGGCCCAACTGTGTTAATTATTAAGGACCAAGAGGGTTATATATATGGAGGGTATGCTTCTCAACCATGGGAGCGACATTCTGATTTTTATGGAGACCTGAAATGTTACCTTTTTCAACTAAATCCAGTGGCTTCTCTATTCAGGCCGACTGGAGCAAACAATAATCTACAATGG TGTGCTATCAACTTCAGTTCAGAGGACATTCCAAATGGCATTGGTTTTGGGGGACGAGTCAATCACTTTGGTTTGTTTCTATCAGCAAACTTTGATCAAGGACATACATTTTCGTGTACCACGTTTGGTAGCCCTTGCCTCTCCAAGACTAATCGTATATTGCCAGAAGTAATAGAATGCTGGGGAGTGACTCAAGTTGCAACACAAGACAAGCATGATGCTGTCAAAGGCTCTGTTCTGGAGAGGTTCAAGGAAGATCGCAATATGCTCAAAATGGTTGGGCTAGCAAATTCCAGTGAGTAG